One Hordeum vulgare subsp. vulgare chromosome 4H, MorexV3_pseudomolecules_assembly, whole genome shotgun sequence DNA window includes the following coding sequences:
- the LOC123449711 gene encoding probable cytokinin riboside 5'-monophosphate phosphoribohydrolase LOGL3, which yields MRQQASRFKRLCVFCGSSQGNKSSYHDAAIDLANQLVGGGIDLVYGGGSIGLMGLVSQAVYHGGRHVIGVIPKTLMTPEIVGEMVGEVRPVGDMHQRKAEMARLSDAFIALPGGYGTLEELLEVITWAQLGIHHKPVGLLNVEGYYDSLLTFIDQAVEEGFINPAARRIIVSAPTAHQLMEKLEEYVPYYDMVASGLDWEADRLGF from the exons aTGAGGCAGCAGGCGAGCAGGTTCAAGAGGCTGTGCGTCTTCTGCGGCAGCAGCCAGGGCAACAAGAGCAGCTACCACGACGCCGCCATCGACCTCGCCAACCAGCTC GTGGGCGGGGGCATCGACCTGGTGTACGGCGGCGGCAGCATCGGGCTGATGGGGCTCGTCTCGCAGGCCGTCTACCACGGCGGCAGGCATGTCATCGG GGTGATTCCCAAGACTCTCATGACCCCCGAG ATCGTCGGGGAGATGGTGGGGGAGGTGAGGCCAGTGGGCGACATGCACCAGCGCAAGGCCGAGATGGCCAGGCTCTCCGACGCCTTCATAGCCCTGCCCG GTGGGTACGGGACGCTGGAGGAGCTGCTGGAGGTGATCACGTGGGCGCAGCTAGGGATCCATCACAAGCCG GTCGGCCTGCTGAATGTGGAGGGGTACTACGACTCGCTGCTCACCTTCATCGACCAGGCCGTGGAGGAGGGCTTCATCAACCCCGCCGCCCGCCGCATCATCGTCTCCGCCCCCACCGCCCACCAGCTCATGGAGAAACTCGAG GAGTACGTTCCTTACTACGACATGGTCGCGTCCGGGCTGGACTGGGAGGCGGATCGCCTAGGCTTCTGA